One Vitis vinifera cultivar Pinot Noir 40024 chromosome 15, ASM3070453v1 genomic window, CCTTGGACAGATATGCTAGGATTCATTTTCTAGGATACTTTCCTGGAAAGGCCTGAGAAAAAAGTGATTACAAAATCAAGAGAATAATTtccccaaaataaaaaataaagaaaaaaaatatgggcAAGAAGAGAAGATATCGAATATTTAAACACTTTTTTATTTGGATATTAGTttgtataaaattataaaaaaaaaaaagtctttaataagaaaatatcattcacaaaaatgctaaaaattaaGAGCTCTTTATCACTTTACAGGTGTCAGGCATTTCCCTATGGGGATTGTTTATTCACATGTGGTGATGAGTGGTTCACGTGGGTTCGAACCATGACTAAACCTACATGAGAGAGAAGTTGGGAGGTGGTTGGGTCCCATGAATCAAAGGAATTGCCGATGCACCACAAAAGGCTGATCCAAAATGAATCCCATCAAAGTGTGGAATATTTTTTCCTTGAAGCCAAACATTGGTCTTCTCCACCTAAAATTTTTAGGCAAAAGTTTGGATTTGACTTGCCATCTTCCAACTCAaagtaattttggattttcacACCAATCACGAAACATAAATGAATCGAAAAAGTGAAACAGACTCTAcctaaattaaatatatttattaacatAACTTAATATcctaatttaaagttaaaaatcattttaaataattaaaataaatataaattaagttattaaacaCTTTATAATATAAAAGTATTTGTACTATATTCATATGCCcacatatttcatttttctttttatatggtGGGTGGGTGTcgttgttttattttataaataatattattattttataccttattctaattttttaatatattgatattatggtcttatataatcatattttactaaacatttaATCACGTGTTTGGTACAATATGGAAGTAAtaccataaaatatttaaaatagtttttagattTGACATTTGATCAATTCATAGATTGTAATTTCGTATGACATTATTATTCTCCAATAGTCAATATTTATATCCAACTTAAATTGATTGGGATTAAGTGTGACAATTACATCTCCCGTCGCCTTCATGTCATATTAAGGTTATACAACACATCTTAATCTAAGCCCTTTAAGTGAGGATATTATGATCGAGAAAGTGTAACCAATACGCTTGGcctaagaagaaaaactttcaTGTGGAAGGGTTGGATTGAGTTGGGCTGAAAGAAGCCCAACCCAAATCAAAGAGGCCCATCCATCACCATACCCACAAACCACAAACGGCTTCCGAACTATAGGGAAAGACTAGGGTTAGGAGAAGaccaaaagaagagaaaaacatgGTCAAAAAGGCCATAAATATTACAAAACCCCGCAAAAAATTCAATGGCCAAATCCTAAGGCCAAAACTCCTAAAAAGTGGAAACCAAAACGTGGCAACAAGAAAGTGTAGTGGTGGACGTGATCAGCCTTGGATAAATGCAAGAAGTGAATGCCAACCCCTTATTTTCACCCCCACAAATGTCTCTCCTCCCTTTAACCTTTTCTTATTCTCTTCCTCCTCCATAACCCACTTCCCATATGCCCTCCAAAACTTAGggatctctctctttcttcttctttcagaCTTTGTggggtttttctttttggatcATTTTACAGAAGGGTCATCTCTCAGTGGAGGACACAACATGGTATGCTCTCACACATCTTATTAAGTTTCCTTCACTTTGTGTTGATGGATGATACTAATGAAAAACAATCACCCAAAAACATTGAAGAAACATTGCAAAGACCAAAAAGAAGATCAAATGGTAGTGAAATAATGTACATAATTGAAAGTTACACAATTCCAATCGTTGCATGTTAGATAGCATGATTTGAATTGTGAACCTAAATCTTAATTAGGAAAAGTGATTGTTGGGTGATTTACCAATGCTCTATTTTACGTAGCTTATGTTTTATCCTGGTAGGCGAATTCGGCATCTGGGATGGCAGTGCATGATGAGTGCAAGCTCAAGTTCTTGGAActaaaagcaaagagaaatcatcGGTTCATTGTCTTCAAGATCGATGAAAGGATTCAACAAGTGATGGTAGAGAAGTTGGGAAGCCCTGACGAGACCTATGAGGACTTCACCAACAGCTTGCCTGCCGATGAGTGTCGCTATGCTGTCTTTGATTTCGACTTCACAACAGATGAGAACTGCCAGAAGAGCAAGATTTTCTTCATTGCATGGTGGGTTATCTCCAATGTCAATGTCTAATCCACTGTATGATCTTTAATTCTCAACCCGAAAAAAAGGCCTAATCATTTTGTGACTGTAGGTCCCCAGATACATCAAGGGTGAGGAGTAAGATGCTGTATGCAAGCTCCAAGGACAGATTCAAGAGAGAGCTTGATGGGATCCAAGTTGAGTTGCAGGCAACAGATCCTAGCGAAATGAGCATGGATATCATAAAAGGCCGAGCTCTTTAGACCCTTGAGGCATTGCTGTTTGGCGTCTCCAGTCTTGagcctttttctatttttagattTCTTGACTTGTGTGGATTGAATATGAACCATTATTAGGGTGTAATACCATTCATTCTTCTGTTACATTGAGGCTTAAATTGTCGGGTTTTAACGTGGTTGATCCTCATACCAAAGGACTTTTGCAAGAAGTTGCTGCTCCATCCATTTTTCTCTGAATCTTTGTATTCCGAATTGCGCTTTTGTATTTAGAACTTTTGAAGTAAATACTGCTACTGTTGCATTCAGTTTCTGTTCAGTTTTAGCTGTTTAATACTTCTTGTTGATTTCATTTGTATTCGGGTTGTCCTCGATTCTTACTCTGAAACCCAAGCCAATGGTTTCCTCTGTTTGTTTGGGAAGAATTTAAATTCTTGGGAAAATGGGGTATTGGGGCTGTTCTATAAGGTATTTTTGCCGAGTCTCTCTGGAGAATGATTTTCCAACTGTTTTCATGTACCAAACAGAAGCTGAAGTGAACCCCATGAATTACTCAATTGGTATATGGATGGAGAAGAAGACCTATATGCATAATTAACAGTTCAGTTCAGATGATCATCAGAGGGGAGAATTACATCAAAGATATCTTAATCTGTCTATCAATTAACAATGCCTATGCATGAGAAAATTTAGCTGTTTGGTTCTTAAGAATAAGAAAGACAGGAAAAGGACACAAAGGGAACTCTTTCCTAATCCTCATCATTTACAGAATTTGGTCATTTTGCCTTGAGATTATTTTCAAAGATCTCCTCCAACAGTTCCACTTTCTTCCCATGTCTCCACTTGCTTCATCACATGGTCTTTCTTCTCAAGCACATCTTTGAGTTCTGCAGGATCATAGGGAGGGGGCATGGTACATGGACCCGTATCCGAAGGACTCCTCACCATGCTTTGGATCTTATAATCCTTCTCCAACCCTTTCACAGGGCAAACCATCGTCTCTGGGCAGAACTCCACAGCCCCTGGAGGCACAGATGGCTTGAATTTAAGCAGCTTTGCATACATGGACAACAGATGGAACATGTAGTCATACACAAATTTCATCTTCAGCTTCTCTTGGACGAAGCTGCTCCCCGCCTTCGCTATCTCCTGTGCCTGTTGGGTGGCATCAAGGTTAGAAAATAGAGCAAGATTACAAGTTTTTCTGACAGAGAAATCAATCTTTCATCACCTTCTCTGTATGGTTATTGCACCATTCAGTGGCAAATTTGATGGATTTGCACATGTCCTTGAGTTTTAAAGGCCAGTAATGGACCATAGGCTGTAAACTTCTTGTGAAGAAATCATAGTAGTGAGGGTTTGCAAGCAGGGTCACAGAATCACAAGCTAGAATGTATTTTTCACTGACTGACCATGTAACTCCCTCTGTGTAAATCTTGTATCTGGATCAGTTGGGCCAAAGTGAAAACAGGGGTCATGAGAaaacacaaaaggaaaaaaaaaaaacccgaaaAGTTTCTCCAAATTCAATCACTCACCTATGAGTGCATTGGCTTGCTAAATCTGAACTGTTGAAGCCACTATGAATCTCTTGACGCCAGTCCTGCAAATCTTGAAGCTATCAGCAACATTCATGTATTTGATCTATTACTGAAAATATTGGGAGAGTCATGAAGATTTGTTACTATGTCATAAATCCGAGCATTCCAGTCTTGTTCACTGGTTTTATTGCATTTGGAAAGCTCATGTCTGGCCAGACCCAGATTGATGTTGCCTTTCCAATAA contains:
- the LOC100258572 gene encoding actin-depolymerizing factor 10, translating into MANSASGMAVHDECKLKFLELKAKRNHRFIVFKIDERIQQVMVEKLGSPDETYEDFTNSLPADECRYAVFDFDFTTDENCQKSKIFFIAWSPDTSRVRSKMLYASSKDRFKRELDGIQVELQATDPSEMSMDIIKGRAL